The following DNA comes from Chelmon rostratus isolate fCheRos1 chromosome 3, fCheRos1.pri, whole genome shotgun sequence.
TAGATTTGTATCtggcctcttcttcctcttcctccctgcgtcctcacccctccccttcctctctgtgtcacagacTTGTAGAAATGGTCCACACTCTGTGGCTTCTCATTGGTTATGACTAACACTTCAAACACCTCCTCCTGAGTGAAAGCTGAAGTTCATCTGAGAGCAACTGTTcaatttaggagacatttccaggaaaaactGATAAAGAAAGTTAGAAAATAACAGCTTTGTATGTAATGActcaaacaataaaatgaagactTTTAGTTTTATTGGGAACGACTGTTCAGCAGCCATGAGGACAGctcatgtttaaatgttaatgtttaaaacagcagagagttttatgaaagcagctgaaacatgtccaaaaacatgtgcagctgcttcagaggaaggagaaacaAATGACTGAATGTTGTGGAGTTATGagttttcattctgatctgagaaaagcaccaaagcgactgagaaaaactgtaacataatataaaataatataatataatataatgtaatataatgatGTAACGTGCAGCCTCCTCTGATGGTGCTGATGATGTAATgatgatcctcctcctcctcctcaggatgAAGAACTCAGCTCtgcatgaagcagcagctcGGGGCTCTGAGGGTCTGCAGTGCGCTCAGGTTCTGCTCAGGTATGACACACCTGTGTGAACACAAAGCAAAGCTGGAAATAAACACCTGTAGCCCAGGCTGTCCTGCAAAAAACACGTATCTCCACCTTGAGCTTTTTGACATTCCCACCAGGTGTTTGAACTGAAACTTTTCTCCATCAGTCGGTCTGAAAGGTAAATAAATAACTGACGAGGTTACGTGGTTTCCTTTGGACAGTGAATTTTGAATCACCTGTGTCAGACTCCTCCTGATTGGTCGACAGGTTTCCGCAGATGGAAAAGTTTGAGGTGTACCGCTGTAGTTGTTGCTCCTCCCACCTCCTGATGTCACCATGATGTCATCACATCTCATGTTTTCAGCTTAAAGGCGAGCGTGGGCCGGAGGAACGCCAGCGGTCTGACGGCGTACGACGTGGCGGTGAACTCCGGCTGCGACAACATGGTGTCTCTGCTGGCTGCTCGGACCGGACTGGACTTACTGGACAAACTGGGAAGAGTCAAAGTGAACCTGGATGTTTTCTGACTGTcacaacagacaaaataaatgttcaggCTTTCTGTTGTCATAGCGACAGACGGCAGACAGACTCGTGTTCCCGCCCACCGGGCTGTCATGTGACCGCACAGACCGCAGCATCTCTTCTTTGTGGATTTTCTCACTTTGTTACTAATAAAAATGGTTTTTATGAGAACATGAGtcgtctttattttctgttggaGTTCACTGGAATCagtgtgtgacatcatcatctcaACTCAAAGTCATTTACGGGCTTTCACCTtcatctcatggtcttcatcatcatgtttGTCCAGACAGCTGATTCTACAGATGTGACAGCGTCTGGGtttcaaaatgtcacaacaaGGAAATCTGATccatcaggtgtgtgtggagcgatgaagaggaggctggaaccttcctcacatgaaaCGTCTGACGTCCAGACTGGAGCTCAATGACAtcatctcactgtgtctcttcttctgtggtggtttaatggcTCCAGGCTGAAggctggttatactgggacagacTATGTAACTACTCAGAGTTGGttaaaaccacagtgtgtgtgtgtgtgtgtgtgtgtgtgtgtgtgtgttttcatgctgccCAATCAGAAGAGACGCTGCTTTAATTCATTGATCACATTTTGTCATCGGCACTCGTTGGGGCCTCTGACCTGGAATAAAAATCACATGTGGAGCTTTGAGTGATCAGTTTGGGAACAGCTGGTTCAAAGGTTCCCCCCTCCAGCCCCTGACCAGCTGTGGTGACTCTCATGTCTGAACCGGCTGAGACGTACCTGCTCACAGGTGTGCTGATTTCAACACTGTAGGCCAATGAGCTGCGCAGAGCGACACCGGCTTTGACTGCGTTCGCCGCTCTGCTGCAGACTCCATCGTGACAGCGGTTGAGTTTCAGTCTCAGACCTGAGGCGGGCCGGCCCGGGTCAGCACTGGACGGGTTTTTATCCTGAGTCCAAACACGTgattttagtgtttgtttgtgaattttATCTGTAAAGAAAACTGGGTTTGATGTGAAGTGTTCTCCAGGGATCAGTTTTAGGCCTGCTAGCGTTTTCTTTGATCTGCTGCTTCTGGGTCAGTTCATCAAGAAACACAACGTGTGTCAGCAGAATTCTGCTGATGACTCAACTCTACCTGCTACCTGTAGAACTGAAGACCACCTGTCAACACGTGATCAATGCTCTGCTCACAGTTTACACTGAATATTTAaacttctttcttcctcttcttgttcctcctcttcttcggTTGAGGTTTACAGCGGTTCAAACCTCACTCTGCACGTCCACTACTTTGGGGGTCGCGCATGCTCAGTCTACATCAAGACAACAGCCAATCCTGTGCGAGAAACAGCCCACCTACATTTGCATTAGACCAACATAAAGAAAGCGTCCGAGCCCGACTGCAGTCATCCGTTCCAGGAAAACCACCAGAGACCAACATGCCTTCCGAGACCGTGAAAGCTCCCAAGAAGGGTTCCAAGAAAGCCGTGTCTAAGGTCACCAAGACCggcaagaagaagaggaggaccaGGAAGGAGAGCTACGCCATCTACGTGTACAAGGTCCTGAAGCAGGTCCACCCCGACACCGGGATCTCCTCCAAGGCCATGGGCATCATGAACTCGTTTGTGAGCGACATCTTTGAACGCATCGCCGGGGAGTCCTCCCGCCTGGCCCACTACAACAAGAGGTCCACCATCACCTCCAGGGAGATCCAGACCGCAGTCCGCCTCCTGCTGCCCGGAGAGCTGGCCAAGCATGCCGTGTCCGAGGGCACCAAGGCCGTGACCAAATACACCAGCTCCAAGTAGACCAGAACCAAGAAAACCCGCCGCTGATCGGCAACACAAAGGCCCTTTTCAGGGCCACACACACCCCcctcagagagctgctttcCTCTGGTTCGAGACCGCTTTTGTCTTTCAGCATGGACATGTTAACTAAGTCtgcattgcacacacacaccccccccccccattaaaAACTAACATGTGagaacacactgaaatacagcTGACAACCAGGTGAGTGTGTACAGACCAACCTGAACGTCACATAAACGTCAGCAGCGTGTCTGTTAGCATTAGTAGTAGCTAGTTGTATTAGCTTCTACACTGAAATGACCCCCGTCTCCATTCTGTCTGTGGCGTGTAGCTAGCAGCTAACGGCTAACAGCTCTGTGCCCCCAGAGTTCATCACCTCAGACCTCATGTAGTGCAGAACCGAACCGGGTTCAGGTCGCGTCACTTCAGGACCAGCAGTATTTCATCTGAAGGCTACAAAgtagctgtgtgtatgtgtgtatataaaatatacatgaaCTGGAATATTTTTGATAtcatatatagtttgttctttaagGTCCTGTTAAACaaattttcactgtgttttagtTACAGTCGCGGTGAACTTTATTTTCTActcactgccatttgctgtagatattctgttttttgtacaatacttttcattactactgtttgctattttatgaatagtttgttctttagtcttatttcactgtgtgtgatgctgctgctgcactgcaatgtcccagcttgggataaataaagtctctttatataaatacattttaactgcagctggacagagtccaggaaaaatttccccacAGGGACAATTAAAGTAGCTTAATTGCATTTCCGAacatttttttactgcatgttagtttattttattctagtgtcttaattttattttaggatcttatcttgtttctaacatgggggctGCAATGCAcgtttcattgacatgtcaggctcaatgacaataaagaaatactGAATCTTGgttttctactgtgacacaaaCATTTATAACTAAATGCTGTTACTTTATCCCACCATGTGCAGTTTGTGGCTATTTAGAGATCTCTCCATATATAGTGATATAGAAAGATGGTcgtatatatatatcaatatatatagatagatataaaGATATCTGAGTCCTCAGAGACGccgtctctctcttcttctcttcttctccgGCTTTGTGCAGCTGTTGGGGTCTGAACAGTTTGAATTGTCTTGTCCAATAGCTGATGAGCTTTAGCGCGGGCTTCTCTCGGGCTGGACCAATGAGCGCTGACGTCGGTCTGCGGTTGGTTTATAAGCGGCTGCCGGGGGTCCGGTAGCTACTCTTCATCCAACACAGATCAGAGAACCA
Coding sequences within:
- the LOC121603836 gene encoding histone H2B 3-like — protein: MPSETVKAPKKGSKKAVSKVTKTGKKKRRTRKESYAIYVYKVLKQVHPDTGISSKAMGIMNSFVSDIFERIAGESSRLAHYNKRSTITSREIQTAVRLLLPGELAKHAVSEGTKAVTKYTSSK